The window ctccgttctaccttagattgaatgagtgtctcttagatctcttaatcggaatcttcgtggtgtaagctagaatgatggcggcattcaagagaatctggaaagtctaaaccttgtctgtggtattccaagtaggattcaatgattaaatgactgtgacgagcttcaaactcgcgagtgctgggcgtagtgacagacgcaaaaggagggtgaatcctattccagcatgatcgggaacctcagatgattagccgtgccgtgacagggcatcttggaccattttcacaagaggaggggatgtagccactgacaacggtgatgcccttgcataaagccagccatggaaaggagtaagactgattggaagaagacagcaggaaagcagaggttcaaaggaacgaaggtatctccatacgcttatctgaaattctcaccaataatttacataagtatttctatccttcttttattattaatttcgaaaactccataactattttatatccgcctgactgagatttacaaggtgaccatagcttgcttcataccaacaatctccgtgggatcgacccttactcacgtaaggtttattacttggacgacccagtgcacttgctggttagttatgcgaagttgtgaagatatgtttagaccatggttctgtgcatccgtttttggtgccatcaccagggaatcaatttcgaacaataattcacaacctgagtaacaatttcgcataccaacttcctatctctgcatgtaggaaatctgtatatctgaaatatttagctttgagcattcttgatagAGTAGAATTAGGGTATTTCATTAGATGCCAACATTGCTTGCCCAATAAAGCCAAATTTTGCGCCCTTAGGTCCTTGATCCCCAGCCCTCCATCTTTCTTCAGTCTCGTCATTGTGTCCCATTTAATccaaaccattcttcgttttgcGCCTTTTTGACCCCACCAAAATTGCGAGAGCATGCTATGAATCTCAGTCAACAGCATGTTCGGGAGCTTGAaacaagagagtgtataaatagaaatCGCCTCCCCCACCGCTCTCAATAGCGTGTGCCTGCCACCTGATGATAATAGACTTCTTTTTCAACCCATAATCCTCTTCTGAACTTTATCCTTGATAGCTCCAAAggttgctttctttgatttttgaattatAGAGGGCAGTCCTAGGTATTTGTCTTGTGCTCCGATATGTTCAATATTTAGTGTCTGAGCAACTGCTAGTCTTGTGTTCTGAGGTGTGTTGTGACTAAAAAAGATAGCCGACTTATTCAAATTGACTTTTTTCCCACTGAAACCCTCATAGATCTCTAGCAATTCTAGAATACTTTGGCTTGTATTAGGTGCGCTCTTGCAAAAAAGGATTGAATCATCAGCAAACAAAAGGTGATTAACTGTTTGGCATCTCCGATTAACTTGAACTCCTTGAATTAATCTGTTTtgctctgccttgtgtagcaagaaagAAAGCCCTTCTgcacaaaaaagaaagagatatggAGATAGGGGGTCACCCTGTCGGATGCCCCTATTTGGCCTAAAATAGCCAAAAGGTTGACCTTCCACAACGACAGAGTAAGAAACAGTCGTTACCAATTCCTTAGTCCAGTTAATCCATTTAGCATCAAAGCCCAGCTTATCCATAATATACCATAAAAATTCCATTTAACCCTATCATAAGCCTTGCTCATGTCTAGTTTAATAGCCATCTCATGCTCTGCCCcatttctcttatttttcaaatagtgCATACATTCGTAGGCAATTAGAATATTATCTGAAATGAGTCTACCTTTGAGAAACGCACTCTGATTTTGgcttataattttattcataataccttgtaatcggtgcaccataactttagaaataattttatacataactgAAGACAAACTAATCGGTCGTACCTGAGTCATGTCACTGGCATCTGGCAcctttggaatcaaacaaatttgagtAAGATTAAAGCTTTTTAGAATTCTGCCACTATGAAAGAAACTTCTCACTGCCTTAAAAACGTCACCTCCAACTATAtcccagaaaaagtgaaaaaacttaGCTGTAAACCCGTCATCACCAGGAGCACTCTGAGCATGAACACTAAATGTAGCTCTTTTGACCTCGTCTATAGTTACTGGCCTTTGGAGCCTACGGTTCATGGAAGCTGTAACCTTAGGCTCCAAATCCTCTAAGTATGGATTTGGATCAGCCGAAcaagaagaagtaaaaatatcgCAAAAGTAGTCTTCAGCTACTTTTGCAATATCCTCCGGTTTCGATGCAATCTCATTGTCCCTCCCTACTAATCTCCAAATTCTGTTCCTTCGCATCCTTGATTGAAATTTCTAGTGAAAGAATCTAGTGTTCTGATCTCCTTCTTTTAGCCATTTGACTCTAGATTTTTCTCGCCAATAGCTCTCTTCTTTTAAATATGCCAGCTCCAACTTCTCCTCCAAACTGGTAACCTCATCTCCCCCATTGATTCCAGCCACCCGTAACTCCTCTAGTTTATCTTGAAGGTCCTCAATTTCTTTCCGAGAGTTTGCTTTGTGAGTTTTCTGCCATTGAACTAATCTATGTCTACAAACTTTCAACTTTTGGGCCAAGGAGAACATAGCCGAGCCTACAACTTCCATTCTCCACACTTCACTGACAATTCTCTTGACATCCTCTTCTCCACACCAACGTTCCTGGTATTTAAACCTCCTTTTACTTTGCCAGGATTGAAGTTCGATTTCCATCAAAATTGGAGCATGATCCGAGCCTGACTCTGTGAGCCTGTGCACTACTGCATTCGGAAACTTCAACTTTCATTCCATCCCAACTAAATAGCGGTCAAGCCTCTCCTTCACCAAATCCTCTCCTTGTCTTCGATTTGTCCACGTGAAAGGGCGCCCCACCATTCCAATATCCACTAATTTGTTACTGTCAATAAAATTAGTGAATGTTGCAATGGTGTTTGCTGATTTTTGGCCTCCACCCTCCTTTTCCGCTTGACTTTTTATAGTGTTAAAATCGCCTGCTATTACCACTTTTCCTTCCAGGTGTTGGCTCATTGTTGTAAGCTCCTCAAACTGAAAGGATTGAATTTGTTTCGAACAACTCAAATAGACACCAATGAACACCCATACCTCACTGCTTCCGACTTCCTTAATTTCGGCTGCCACAAAGAATTCTCCACTGCTAATAATTTGAACACTGATGCTGTCCTTCCAAGCTAGCACAAGTCCTCCTGCCACTCCTGCCGGGTTAACAATATGCCAGTTTTCGTAGCCGCATACCCGAAGTTTTGCTTCCACCTATCGAGATTGGTTCTTTGTTTCACTTATAAACACAATCTCGGGGGAGTGGGATTTACAGATCCCTTTTAAGGTGTGAattgtcaggggtctccccaaacTCCGACAATTCCAAACTATAGTTCTCATGGCGCCTTGGGTGCCATTTGtaggctggcaccctccaccatCTGTTCAACTGCATTTTCATCCTCTGTTCTTActttctttgtagatccttctgcTATACCACTCATCAACCTTTTTTGGGTTCACTTTTAGTATCTGACTCTGCAGCACCTTGTCTTGCTAACCTTTTCCACTTCCTACCTTTCTCTGTGGTGAGACACTGCCCAATAGCGAATTGCATAAGCTGCCCTTCATCCTCCTTGGTATTGGACTGACCAGTTATGATAACCTCCATGCATTCTGTTCTAGAATTGGCTGATTGAGGTGACTCAGGTGCTGCCCTGTTACCAGTGTCTTGTGGTTTCAAACTTTGTTTCTCTTCTTGCATTGACATCCCTGTAAATTCTTCCAATAAGTAGTTTAAGACCGATTTTTTCTTACGTTGAGTGGCCTTATTCTGGTTTTGGGTTGAATTGTTGAATGTTTTTTCTCCTTCAGAGTAGATTCGCGTTCCCACTTGGCTGGCTTTAACCCATTCGCCAATGTCATCCTCTTTTACCATATCACTCTCTGTGTCCTTCAGCAGATCATGGCAGTTTTTCACCTCGTGCCCCAATTTTACGCAATAGGTACAGAACTTTCCAAGTCTCTCATAGCGCAGTGCCACTTCTACCTCCTTTTTATTAGGTCCTGCCACTATTAACTGATCTCTCACTTACCTGGCAACATCAATATTGATTTTGGTCTTCACAATTCTAGTTTCTCTGCCTCGCATCTGAAATTTACCTACCTCCAACACTGTGCCCAGTTTCTCTCCCAATTTACGTCCAACTTCGAGGGTTTTAAACGATTCTGGCAAACCCCAAAATTGAACCCAAACTGAAAAATTGGAAATAATATCTTCATCACAGTTCTGATCTTCCTTCCATCTCTTGACATGGAGCACATAATCTTTGAATAGCCATGGAGAACCACGTTCAACACGCAAGACATCcacttctttattaaaaaagaattggAAGAAATTATCCCTTTTGTCACTCACGCTAAATCCTTCCGCGTTTCCCCATATAGCCTTTAAAGCATTCCCCATGGTTCCAATTGAGAAGGTTTTGGAAGCAAAGAGTCTGCCATAGAGGCTATTGGAGCAAGCGTTAATACCTTCTGATATGTCTGCCTCTTCTAGTAGAATCACATTCCTACCTCCTTTCCGGTTGTGTTCCTCGGTCCGATCTTCATCCCTTGTTGTCTCAGCCATGCAGATTACATAGACATGTATTGAGATTTAATTGACTTTGACAATGTAACTTTGATGGCAGTAGAAACTCCGTTAAAAAACCCTAGCACTGAAAAACTCTAACAGAGCACTAAAAAATCCTAACACTGGCAATTATTATGCGCAATTCCTACTTAGGGGCTTGTTGTATGTAAATCAAAACAATTatgtattaatatataatatatgtgttTATATACACACTTGTTATACTTGTGTATTAATATATAATACAAGTGTGTATTAATATtcgaatttttattataaaaaagagtacttaaaagttatcaatttttatatgttatttttaagtcaataaataaatattaattttattataatagtaaaaaattataacatactaaaatagagtactaaaaaaatattatataatataaaaaatatactaaaaaaatatataaaaaattaaatatatttaaaaagataataatttaatattatatttttttagtaattatctctctaaaagtgattttaattaatattatccaaacaatattcatattattaaaattaattttagtatagaattaccaaaaataaattaatttcaattcctTTTTATATACATTTGCACCCTAGTAAATCAAATTAACATAAATGCATTTATGTAGGTTGTAAATACTTGTAAATCAAACTATGTGCATTCCATTTATTGATTAACCCAATCAAAACAATCCCATTCGATTTATTAGGTGACTAATAACAAGGAGTAAATGGATACAAACTCATTCGATTTACTAGAATTGAATTGGTTTATTTCGTCTTATTATTGCATCATGTAAATTGAATAGGTCTAATTTATCTAATTGAGTACACTCAATTCGATTTATAATTAACACAACATTACAATATAAATCGATACACCCAATTTGATTTACTACCATAACTTGAAAATCGAATTTGCTTAGTTCGATTTATATAATTACATACATGGAGACAtccacataatattttttatatttgagtgtTTTATCCTAGCTGGACTCAAATTACTGGAATATAAaaaactttaattttctttttcaaacatTTTGAAGATAAGCGACACCTAAGACCAATAACGCAATATTTCGTTACTACCTCTATCTCCCCTCGTAAtgtccaattaattaattaactttgaTTTTGTCCTTTATTTAACATTATTTCCTTCGACCTCCCTCCGCAAGGTtaccttttctttccttttcctttaacTATATTCCTAACAAGTCAAGCAGAAAAACCACCCCACTCACTCACCGTACTACTGAAAACCACCCTAAAACATCGCGTTATTCTGCGAGGTTGGTTATTCAAACTGCGTGATTTGGATTTCACACCAATGGATAACTATTTGAAGGAGTTCGAATTGGAACCGAAGGATCGTTCCATCGAAGCACTAAGTAGATGGAGATCTGCGGTCTCAGCCTGGGTCATCAAGAATCGCCGCAGGAGGTTCCGCAATGTTGTAGATCTCGTTAAACTAACACTCgccgaggagaagaagaagaaaatacaggttccatctctctttctctctcttaatGCACTTTCAGTTTGTGTTATTGTGTGCGATTTACGAGAACTAAacattagtttttttatttttatttttattttttatagctaGTTGAAATCTTATTTCAATTAGAAAACGAATCAAACACTAGTAAAGTAGGATAGATAGTTAGTTATGATTTATTAGGAACGTTGAAAAGAAGCTGGTGGAAAACGCTATGTTGTGATCCAACGTTTAAGTATAAA is drawn from Arachis hypogaea cultivar Tifrunner chromosome 12, arahy.Tifrunner.gnm2.J5K5, whole genome shotgun sequence and contains these coding sequences:
- the LOC112730140 gene encoding uncharacterized protein, whose protein sequence is MAETTRDEDRTEEHNRKGGRNVILLEEADISEGINACSNSLYGRLFASKTFSIGTMGNALKAIWGNAEGFSVSDKRDNFFQFFFNKEVDVLRVERGSPWLFKDYVLHVKRWKEDQNCDEDIISNFSVWVQFWGLPESFKTLEVGRKLGEKLGTVLEVGKFQMRGRETRIVKTKINIDVAR